A section of the Paramisgurnus dabryanus chromosome 4, PD_genome_1.1, whole genome shotgun sequence genome encodes:
- the tacr3l gene encoding tachykinin receptor 3-like, whose amino-acid sequence MSVTNVTRNLTNQFVQPPWRVAVWSVAYSSVLAVAVFGNLIVIWIILAHKRMRTVTNYFLLNLAFSDASMAAFNTLINFIYAAHGDWYFGEVYCRFHNFFPVTAVFASIYSMTAIAVDRYMAIIHPLKPRLSATATKVVILCIWALAVILAFPLCFYSTTKTMPRRTVCYVAWPRSAEDSFMYHIIVTVLVYLLPLVVMAITYTIIGVTLWGGEIPGDSSDNYAGQLRAKRKVVKMMIVVVVTFALCWLPYHVYFIVTGLNKQLNKWKSIQQVYLSILWLAMSSTMYNPIIYCCLNNRFRAGFKRAFRWCPFIQVSSYDELELRPTRLHPRNQSSMCTLSRIDTSVHGDDPCHSNRKSAKSQSHIEVKDENAKYGLHKEPTFAAVQLN is encoded by the exons ATGAGCGTAACAAACGTGACGCGTAATTTAACGAATCAGTTCGTCCAGCCGCCGTGGCGCGTCGCGGTCTGGTCGGTAGCCTACAGTTCGGTGCTGGCGGTCGCCGTGTTCGGAAACCTCATTGTCATTTGGATCATTTTGGCCCATAAACGGATGCGCACGGTGACGAACTATTTCTTGCTCAACCTGGCTTTCTCCGACGCGTCGATGGCCGCGTTCAACACGCTGATCAACTTCATTTACGCGGCGCACGGAGACTGGTACTTTGGAGAGGTTTACTGCAGGTTCCATAACTTCTTCCCTGTTACAGCCGTGTTTGCCAGCATTTACTCCATGACCGCTATTGCAGTCGACAG GTACATGGCTATAATTCACCCGCTGAAGCCTCGGCTGTCAGCTACAGCGACTAAAGTGGTCATTCTCTGTATCTGGGCACTCGCTGTGATTTTGGCTTTTCCGCTCTGTTTCTACTCAACCACGAAAACTATGCCTCGCAGGACCGTCTGCTACGTCGCCTGGCCGAGATCTGCTGAAGATTCGTTCAT GTATCATATCATTGTAACAGTGTTGGTGTATTTGCTCCCCCTGGTGGTCATGGCCATTACCTACACCATAATAggagtgacactttggggaggAGAGATCCCTGGAGATTCATCCGATAACTACGCTGGACAACTGCGTGCCAAAAGAAAG GTGGTGAAGATGATGATCGTGGTGGTGGTGACTTTCGCCCTCTGTTGGTTGCCGTATCACGTCTATTTCATCGTGACCGGACTAAACAAGCAGTTGAACAAGTGGAAGTCGATCCAGCAGGTCTATCTTTCTATTCTTTGGTTGGCTATGAGCTCCACGATGTACAACCCGATCATTTACTGCTGCTTAAACAACAG GTTTAGGGCGGGCTTCAAACGGGCCTTCAGGTGGTGTCCTTTCATCCAGGTATCGAGCTATGATGAACTGGAGCTCCGCCCCACACGTCTCCACCCGAGAAACCAGAGCAGCATGTGCACATTGTCACGGATCGACACCAGCGTTCACGGCGATGACCCGTGCCACAGCAATCGAAAAAGTGCAAAGTCCCAGAGTCACATTGAGGTCAAAGATGAAAACGCTAAATACGGTCTTCACAAAGAGCCGACGTTTGCAGCCGTGCAGCTCAACTGA